From Streptomyces sp. TLI_235, a single genomic window includes:
- a CDS encoding parallel beta helix pectate lyase-like protein, whose protein sequence is MIRTRTRPKRGFTRAPASPSTCDSTPSPPLGGTINKRTAALAATSLLGALALPTGASAAPTDLWVDNGAGAHCADSGTGTEAAPYCTVQAAADAALPGQTVHVAGNDYPEPVRITRSGTAGAPIRFVGGKDAPSPDGTYAKVGGAFGGSGVPHALVVEGAHHVEFTGFSFDYANEEAVLVKDSSDITLMRGEVWSTRAAGVRVTGDSSRVTVGRFRFSYVSGPLIQLDQGVNDSVVTTNELSPGSSAAVSATGATGTVVVSNTVNTNCHDGIVLAGASTGAVVENNVVDTGSTADYPTKPCQAGASATGITVAAEAAAGTEVDYNVVSPTSGKPAYLWAGTPYTARPAFTTATGQGAHDAVADPTVPWDGSKPQLGPTIDSADVNAPGMLDVDLGGRPAKDDPVVADTGTGFRDRGAWEFANFGSVYTPTGPTRVLDTRKALGAPGAPVASGHSIDLDLAGVAGVPAEGVTAVTLNVTVTAPTTSGFLTVYPHGQERPTASNLNWTTGQTVANLVTVPVVDGRATFFAGGGPGTVEVIADLAGYHSTKGSVFTAAGPTRLLDTRQAVGAPKARVPQSGSIDLQVAGVKGVPATGVTAVTMNVTVTAPNDNGFLTVYPHGQERPTASNLNWTTGQTVANLVTVPVVDGKVTFFAGGGGGSVDVVADLAGYYSAEGYTTYNPTGPWRTMDTRQDRYDGNGTKRPAGPVPAGGSITLDFGESRARIVTLNVTVTQPTANGFLTAYPSGTARPLASNLNWTPGRTVPNQVVVPVGADGKVVLYNGSSGGADMVVDWFGYQTW, encoded by the coding sequence ATGATCCGCACGCGGACCAGGCCGAAGCGCGGCTTCACGCGCGCTCCCGCGTCGCCGTCGACGTGCGACAGCACACCGTCTCCGCCCTTGGGGGGCACCATCAACAAGCGCACTGCGGCTCTTGCCGCGACCAGTCTGCTCGGCGCACTGGCGCTGCCGACCGGCGCGAGCGCCGCGCCCACCGACCTCTGGGTCGACAACGGCGCCGGGGCGCACTGCGCCGACAGCGGCACCGGGACGGAGGCCGCGCCGTACTGCACCGTCCAGGCTGCCGCCGACGCCGCACTGCCCGGCCAGACCGTCCACGTCGCCGGCAACGACTACCCGGAGCCGGTGAGGATCACCCGCTCCGGCACGGCCGGTGCACCGATCCGGTTCGTCGGCGGCAAGGACGCGCCGAGCCCGGACGGGACCTACGCCAAGGTCGGCGGCGCCTTCGGCGGGTCGGGCGTGCCCCACGCGCTCGTCGTCGAGGGGGCGCACCACGTCGAGTTCACCGGCTTCTCGTTCGACTACGCCAACGAGGAGGCGGTGCTGGTCAAGGACTCCTCCGACATCACCCTGATGCGCGGCGAGGTCTGGTCGACCCGGGCCGCCGGCGTCCGCGTGACCGGGGACTCCTCCCGGGTCACGGTCGGCCGGTTCCGGTTCTCGTACGTCAGCGGACCGCTGATCCAGCTCGACCAGGGCGTCAACGACTCGGTGGTGACCACCAACGAGCTCTCCCCGGGCAGCAGCGCGGCCGTCAGCGCCACCGGCGCCACCGGCACCGTGGTGGTCTCCAACACCGTCAACACCAACTGCCACGACGGCATCGTGCTCGCCGGGGCGTCGACCGGTGCGGTGGTCGAGAACAACGTGGTCGACACCGGGTCCACCGCCGACTACCCGACGAAGCCGTGCCAGGCCGGCGCCTCCGCCACCGGCATCACGGTCGCGGCCGAGGCGGCCGCCGGGACGGAGGTCGACTACAACGTCGTCAGCCCGACCAGCGGCAAGCCGGCCTACCTGTGGGCGGGCACGCCGTACACCGCCCGGCCAGCCTTCACCACCGCCACCGGGCAGGGCGCGCACGACGCGGTCGCCGACCCGACCGTTCCGTGGGACGGCTCCAAGCCGCAGCTCGGCCCGACGATCGACTCCGCCGACGTGAACGCGCCCGGCATGCTGGACGTCGACCTCGGCGGCCGCCCGGCCAAGGACGACCCGGTGGTCGCGGACACCGGCACCGGCTTCCGCGACCGCGGCGCCTGGGAGTTCGCGAACTTCGGCAGCGTCTACACGCCGACCGGGCCGACCCGCGTGCTGGACACCCGGAAGGCCCTGGGCGCCCCCGGGGCGCCGGTCGCCTCCGGTCACTCGATCGACCTCGACCTGGCCGGGGTGGCCGGCGTCCCCGCCGAGGGCGTCACCGCGGTGACGCTGAACGTGACCGTCACGGCACCCACCACCTCGGGCTTCCTGACGGTGTACCCGCACGGCCAGGAGCGCCCCACCGCGTCCAACCTCAACTGGACCACCGGGCAGACCGTCGCCAACCTGGTCACCGTCCCGGTCGTCGACGGCAGGGCCACCTTCTTCGCGGGCGGCGGCCCGGGCACGGTCGAGGTGATCGCCGACCTGGCCGGCTACCACAGCACCAAGGGCAGCGTCTTCACCGCCGCCGGTCCCACCCGCCTGCTGGACACCCGCCAGGCCGTCGGTGCCCCCAAGGCGCGCGTCCCGCAGAGCGGCTCGATCGACCTGCAGGTCGCGGGCGTCAAGGGTGTCCCGGCGACGGGAGTCACCGCGGTGACCATGAACGTGACCGTCACCGCGCCGAACGACAACGGCTTCCTGACGGTGTACCCGCACGGCCAGGAGCGCCCCACCGCGTCCAACCTCAACTGGACCACCGGGCAGACCGTCGCCAACCTGGTCACCGTCCCGGTCGTCGACGGCAAGGTCACCTTCTTCGCGGGCGGCGGCGGTGGCAGTGTCGACGTGGTGGCCGACCTGGCCGGCTACTACTCGGCCGAGGGCTACACCACCTACAACCCGACGGGCCCCTGGCGGACGATGGACACCCGCCAGGACCGGTACGACGGCAACGGCACCAAGCGGCCGGCCGGGCCCGTCCCGGCGGGCGGCAGCATCACCCTCGACTTCGGCGAGTCCCGGGCCCGGATCGTCACCCTCAACGTGACGGTCACCCAGCCCACGGCCAACGGCTTCCTGACCGCCTACCCGAGCGGCACCGCCCGTCCGCTGGCGTCCAACCTGAACTGGACGCCCGGCCGGACCGTCCCGAACCAGGTCGTCGTGCCGGTCGGCGCCGACGGCAAGGTCGTGCTGTACAACGGCAGCAGCGGCGGCGCGGACATGGTCGTCGACTGGTTCGGTTACCAGACCTGGTGA
- a CDS encoding NADPH:quinone reductase-like Zn-dependent oxidoreductase produces the protein MFAAYAARIDQDDPLSALELGELPEPEAREGWSVVTVRAATLNHHDLWSLRGVGLPAERLPMILGCDAAGVDEHGNEVVIHSVVGQSGHGVGPNEPRSILTERYQGTFATKVAVPTWNLLPKPAELTFEQAACLPTAWLTAYRMLFTNAGVKPGDTVLVQGAGGGVSTALVVLAKAAGLRVWVTGRDEAKRARAVELGADAAFESGARLPERVDAVMETVGAATWSHSVKSLRPGGTIVISGATSGPNPKAAELNRIFFLELKVVGSTMGTKEELAGLLALCANAGVRPVIDSVLPLTEARDGFARLAKGDVFGKIVLTP, from the coding sequence ATGTTCGCTGCCTACGCCGCCCGCATCGACCAGGACGACCCGCTGAGCGCACTGGAGTTGGGCGAACTCCCGGAGCCCGAGGCCCGCGAGGGCTGGAGCGTCGTCACCGTCAGGGCCGCCACTCTCAACCACCACGACCTCTGGTCGCTGCGCGGCGTCGGCCTGCCCGCCGAGCGCCTACCGATGATCCTCGGCTGCGACGCCGCCGGCGTCGACGAGCACGGCAACGAGGTCGTCATCCACTCCGTCGTCGGCCAGAGCGGCCACGGGGTCGGCCCGAACGAGCCGCGCTCCATCCTCACCGAGCGCTACCAGGGCACCTTCGCCACCAAGGTCGCCGTCCCGACCTGGAACCTGCTGCCCAAGCCCGCCGAGCTCACCTTCGAACAGGCCGCCTGCCTGCCCACCGCGTGGCTGACGGCCTACCGGATGCTCTTCACCAACGCCGGCGTCAAGCCCGGCGACACCGTCCTCGTCCAGGGCGCCGGCGGCGGCGTCTCCACCGCACTGGTCGTCCTCGCCAAGGCCGCCGGCCTGCGGGTCTGGGTCACCGGCCGGGACGAGGCCAAGCGGGCCCGCGCCGTCGAGCTCGGTGCGGACGCCGCCTTCGAGAGCGGCGCCCGGCTGCCCGAGCGGGTGGACGCCGTCATGGAGACCGTCGGCGCCGCCACGTGGTCGCACTCGGTGAAGTCGCTGCGCCCCGGCGGAACCATCGTCATCTCCGGCGCCACCTCCGGCCCGAACCCGAAGGCCGCCGAACTGAACCGGATCTTCTTCCTGGAACTCAAGGTGGTCGGCTCCACCATGGGCACCAAGGAGGAGCTCGCCGGTCTGCTCGCGCTCTGCGCCAACGCCGGGGTTCGGCCGGTGATCGACTCCGTGCTGCCGCTCACCGAGGCCCGCGACGGCTTCGCCCGGCTCGCCAAGGGCGACGTCTTCGGCAAGATCGTGCTGACGCCCTGA
- a CDS encoding malate dehydrogenase (oxaloacetate-decarboxylating): MAAEIIHPNTQDTDDPVDAVFALHRGGKMEVRATVPVRDADDLSLAYTPGVARVCTAIAEQPELVNDYTWKSNTVAVVTDGTAVLGLGDIGPEASLPVMEGKAILFKQFGGVDAVPIALACTEVDEIVETVVRLAPSFGGVNLEDISAPRCFEIERRLQDALDIPVFHDDQHGTAIVTTAALWNAAKVTGREIGALRAVISGAGAAGIAIAKMLLAAGIGDVAVCDRRGVVYEGRGDLTDVKAEIAALTNRTGIKGSLADALAGADVFIGVSGGTVPEDVVATMAEGCFVFAMANPNPEIHPEVAHKYAAVVATGRSDFPNQINNVLAFPGIFAGALQVRATRITEGMKLAAAKALAAVVADELTPQKVIPSPFDERVTPAVSKAVAEAARAEGVARA, from the coding sequence GTGGCAGCGGAGATCATCCACCCCAACACCCAGGACACCGACGATCCGGTCGACGCCGTCTTCGCGCTGCACCGCGGCGGCAAGATGGAGGTCCGGGCCACGGTTCCAGTGCGCGACGCGGACGATCTGTCCCTCGCCTACACCCCCGGTGTCGCCCGGGTCTGCACCGCGATCGCCGAGCAGCCCGAGCTGGTCAACGACTACACCTGGAAGTCCAACACCGTCGCCGTCGTCACCGACGGCACCGCCGTGCTCGGCCTCGGCGACATCGGCCCCGAGGCCTCGCTGCCCGTCATGGAGGGCAAGGCGATCCTCTTCAAGCAGTTCGGCGGCGTCGACGCCGTCCCGATCGCGCTCGCCTGCACCGAGGTGGACGAGATCGTCGAGACCGTCGTCCGGCTGGCCCCGTCCTTCGGCGGCGTCAACCTGGAGGACATCTCCGCCCCGCGCTGCTTCGAGATCGAGCGCCGGCTGCAGGACGCCCTGGACATCCCGGTCTTCCACGACGACCAGCACGGCACCGCGATCGTCACCACCGCCGCCCTGTGGAACGCCGCCAAGGTGACCGGCCGGGAGATCGGCGCCCTGCGCGCCGTCATCTCCGGCGCCGGTGCCGCCGGCATCGCCATCGCCAAGATGCTGCTCGCCGCCGGCATCGGCGACGTCGCCGTCTGTGACCGCCGCGGCGTCGTCTACGAGGGCCGCGGCGACCTCACCGACGTCAAGGCCGAGATCGCCGCGCTGACCAACCGCACCGGGATCAAGGGCTCGCTGGCCGACGCGCTGGCCGGCGCCGACGTCTTCATCGGCGTCTCCGGCGGCACCGTGCCCGAGGACGTCGTCGCGACCATGGCCGAGGGCTGCTTCGTCTTCGCCATGGCCAACCCGAACCCGGAGATCCACCCCGAGGTCGCGCACAAGTACGCGGCGGTCGTCGCCACCGGCCGCAGCGACTTCCCGAACCAGATCAACAACGTGCTGGCCTTCCCCGGCATCTTCGCCGGCGCCCTGCAGGTCCGGGCCACCCGGATCACCGAGGGCATGAAGCTCGCCGCCGCCAAGGCGCTCGCCGCCGTGGTCGCCGACGAGCTGACCCCGCAGAAGGTCATCCCGTCGCCGTTCGACGAGCGGGTCACGCCGGCGGTCTCCAAGGCCGTCGCCGAGGCCGCCCGCGCCGAGGGCGTCGCCCGCGCCTGA
- a CDS encoding amino acid ABC transporter substrate-binding protein (PAAT family), giving the protein MHAFAPRPARTLAAGAALVAGTLLLTACGSSGSAKTSEDDLHARLPESVKSKGVLKIASDLNYAPVEFKASDGSPVGIDPDIATELGKQLGVKVEFTDTAFDKLIPGLQAGEFDLAMSAMTDNRQRREGTDDNGKVVNPGVDFVDYFIAGTQMLVPKDNPEKIGKLDDLCGHTVALQRGTTQAAIVERQVGACTRAHKPLTVKLFDNDSQALAELAAGHADADLNDYPVAAYVAAKGGPNGAKFDVAGAQLQPSPYGIAVDKKNTELRDVLVKALNQMIRDGSYENILQKWGVAAGAVQNAVVNGGF; this is encoded by the coding sequence ATGCACGCCTTCGCGCCCCGTCCCGCCCGCACCCTCGCCGCGGGGGCGGCGCTCGTCGCGGGAACCCTGTTGCTGACCGCGTGCGGCAGCTCCGGTTCGGCCAAGACCAGTGAGGACGACCTGCACGCCCGGCTGCCGGAGAGCGTCAAGTCCAAGGGGGTCCTGAAGATCGCCTCCGACCTGAACTACGCGCCGGTGGAGTTCAAGGCCTCGGACGGCTCCCCGGTCGGCATCGACCCGGACATCGCGACGGAGCTCGGCAAGCAGCTCGGCGTGAAGGTGGAGTTCACCGACACCGCGTTCGACAAGCTGATACCTGGCCTGCAGGCCGGCGAGTTCGACCTGGCGATGTCGGCGATGACGGACAACCGGCAGCGCCGGGAGGGCACCGACGACAACGGCAAGGTGGTGAACCCCGGCGTCGACTTCGTCGACTACTTCATTGCCGGCACCCAGATGCTCGTCCCCAAGGACAACCCGGAGAAGATCGGCAAGCTGGACGACCTGTGCGGCCACACCGTGGCGCTGCAGCGCGGCACCACCCAGGCCGCGATCGTCGAGCGGCAGGTCGGCGCCTGCACCCGGGCGCACAAGCCGCTGACGGTGAAGCTGTTCGACAACGACAGCCAGGCGCTCGCCGAGCTGGCCGCCGGCCACGCCGACGCCGACCTGAACGACTACCCGGTGGCCGCGTACGTCGCCGCGAAGGGCGGCCCGAACGGCGCCAAGTTCGACGTGGCCGGAGCCCAGCTTCAGCCGTCACCGTACGGAATCGCGGTCGACAAGAAGAACACCGAGCTGCGCGACGTCCTGGTGAAGGCGCTGAACCAGATGATCCGGGACGGCTCCTACGAGAACATCCTGCAGAAGTGGGGGGTCGCCGCCGGCGCGGTGCAGAACGCCGTGGTCAACGGCGGCTTCTGA
- a CDS encoding polar amino acid transport system substrate-binding protein, translating into MTARTLRPRLVAAGAALAAGTLFLTACSSSSSSGSGAASPTSAVKAASADPSLAALVPADVKSGGKLVVATDASYAPNEFKDDKGAIVGMDVDLAKAIAAKLGLTADVQNADFTSIIPGIAAKKYQLGMSSFSDTKEREQTVDMVTYFTAGSAIAVKKGNPDKIDAKDLCGKKVAVQTGTTQADEIKDVRSPDCVKAGKPPIPGDGDKFSLQTDVTQALVAGRDQVMMADSPVVDYALKQTNGQLEKIGDTYDSAPYGIVIAKGSDLSKAVQGAVQSLIADGTYKQILDKWGVSAGAITTSEINAAKS; encoded by the coding sequence ATGACCGCTCGCACCCTGCGCCCCCGTCTCGTCGCCGCCGGCGCCGCCCTCGCGGCCGGCACCCTGTTCCTCACCGCCTGCAGCTCGTCGAGCAGCTCCGGCTCGGGTGCCGCGAGCCCGACGAGCGCCGTCAAGGCCGCGTCGGCCGACCCGTCGCTCGCCGCCCTCGTGCCGGCCGACGTGAAGTCCGGCGGCAAGCTCGTCGTCGCCACCGACGCCTCCTACGCCCCGAACGAGTTCAAGGACGACAAGGGCGCCATCGTCGGCATGGACGTCGACCTGGCCAAGGCCATCGCAGCGAAGCTGGGGCTGACCGCGGACGTCCAGAACGCCGACTTCACCTCGATCATCCCGGGTATCGCGGCCAAGAAGTACCAGCTCGGCATGAGCTCCTTCTCGGACACCAAGGAGCGGGAGCAGACCGTCGACATGGTCACCTACTTCACGGCCGGCTCCGCCATCGCCGTGAAGAAGGGCAACCCGGACAAGATCGACGCCAAGGACCTCTGCGGCAAGAAGGTCGCCGTCCAGACCGGCACCACCCAGGCCGACGAGATCAAGGACGTCCGCAGCCCCGACTGCGTCAAGGCCGGCAAGCCCCCGATCCCGGGTGACGGCGACAAGTTCTCGCTGCAGACGGACGTCACCCAGGCCCTGGTGGCCGGCCGCGACCAGGTCATGATGGCCGACTCCCCGGTCGTCGACTACGCGCTGAAGCAGACCAACGGGCAGCTGGAGAAGATCGGCGACACCTACGACAGCGCCCCCTACGGCATCGTCATCGCCAAGGGCTCGGACCTGAGCAAGGCCGTCCAGGGCGCCGTCCAGTCCCTGATCGCCGACGGCACGTACAAGCAGATCCTCGACAAGTGGGGTGTCTCGGCGGGCGCGATCACCACGTCCGAGATCAACGCCGCCAAGAGCTGA
- a CDS encoding polar amino acid transport system permease protein, whose protein sequence is MNPIDQGPVKTGRPETIKAVPVRHPGRWAGAVVVALLAAMLIHALVTNPAFQWSVVSDTLFNDQILHGLLVTLELTALAMVMGVVGGIILAVMRLSPNPLLSGVAWVYIWVFRGTPVLVQLVFWNFLAAIWPNLSIGIPFGPEFVSGSTNTLIPVFVAALLGLGLNEAAYMAEIVRGGLQSVSEGQTEAAHALGMSRFQTMKRIVLPQAMRVIIPPTGNETISMLKTSSLASVIALEELYQAGHNIFSRTFQTIPVLIAVSIWYLVLTSILTVGQYYIERHYARGANRTLPPTPLQRLRGMFTGRRKPATTHDVVPGLEGGGHL, encoded by the coding sequence GTGAACCCTATCGATCAGGGGCCGGTGAAGACGGGACGGCCTGAGACCATCAAGGCCGTCCCGGTCCGCCACCCCGGACGCTGGGCCGGAGCCGTCGTCGTCGCACTCCTCGCGGCGATGCTGATCCACGCCCTGGTGACCAACCCGGCCTTCCAGTGGTCGGTCGTCAGCGACACCCTCTTCAACGACCAGATCCTGCACGGCCTGCTCGTCACCCTCGAACTGACCGCCCTCGCGATGGTCATGGGCGTGGTCGGCGGCATCATCCTCGCGGTGATGCGGCTCTCGCCGAACCCGCTGCTGTCCGGAGTGGCCTGGGTCTACATCTGGGTCTTCCGCGGCACCCCCGTGCTGGTGCAGCTGGTCTTCTGGAACTTCCTCGCCGCGATCTGGCCGAACCTGTCGATCGGCATCCCGTTCGGCCCGGAGTTCGTCTCAGGCTCGACCAACACCCTGATCCCGGTCTTCGTCGCCGCGCTGCTGGGCCTCGGCCTCAACGAGGCGGCCTACATGGCCGAGATCGTCCGCGGCGGTCTGCAGTCGGTGAGCGAGGGCCAGACCGAGGCCGCGCACGCCCTCGGCATGAGCCGGTTCCAGACGATGAAGCGGATCGTCCTCCCGCAGGCGATGCGGGTGATCATCCCGCCGACCGGCAACGAGACCATCTCGATGCTGAAGACCTCGTCCCTGGCGAGCGTCATCGCCCTGGAAGAGCTCTACCAGGCCGGCCACAACATCTTCTCCCGCACGTTCCAGACCATCCCGGTCCTGATCGCGGTCAGCATCTGGTACCTGGTCCTGACCTCGATCCTCACCGTCGGTCAGTACTACATCGAGCGGCACTACGCCCGCGGCGCCAACCGCACCCTGCCGCCGACCCCGCTGCAGCGCCTGCGGGGCATGTTCACCGGCCGCCGCAAGCCGGCCACCACGCACGACGTCGTCCCGGGTCTGGAAGGAGGCGGTCACCTGTGA
- a CDS encoding amino acid ABC transporter ATP-binding protein (PAAT family) produces MSDLAKTPADATRAMVRAERVHKSYGLVEVLKGIDLEVKTGEVFVLVGPSGSGKSTFLRCINHLEKINAGRLYVDGDLVGYRQKGERLYELKDSEVARQRRDIGMVFQHFNLFPHMTALENVVEAPMQVKGETKSAAKERGLALLERVGLAGKAGSYPSQLSGGQQQRVAIARALAMQPKLMLFDEPTSALDPELVGEVLDVMRGLAEEGMTMVVVTHEMGFAREVGDALVFMDAGVVVESGDPREVLSNPQHERTKLFLSKVL; encoded by the coding sequence GTGAGCGATCTGGCGAAGACCCCCGCCGACGCGACCCGCGCGATGGTCCGGGCGGAGCGCGTGCACAAGTCCTACGGCCTGGTCGAGGTGCTCAAGGGCATCGACCTGGAGGTCAAGACGGGCGAGGTGTTCGTGCTGGTCGGCCCGTCCGGCTCCGGCAAGTCCACCTTCCTGCGCTGCATCAACCACCTGGAGAAGATCAACGCCGGCCGGCTCTACGTCGACGGCGACCTGGTCGGCTACCGGCAGAAGGGCGAGAGGCTCTACGAGCTGAAGGACAGCGAGGTGGCGCGCCAGCGGCGCGACATCGGCATGGTCTTCCAGCACTTCAACCTCTTCCCGCACATGACGGCGCTCGAGAACGTCGTCGAGGCCCCGATGCAGGTCAAGGGCGAGACCAAGTCCGCCGCCAAGGAGCGGGGCCTGGCCCTGCTGGAGCGGGTCGGCCTGGCCGGCAAGGCCGGCAGCTACCCGTCCCAGCTCTCCGGCGGCCAGCAGCAGCGCGTCGCGATCGCCCGCGCGCTCGCCATGCAGCCCAAGCTGATGCTGTTCGACGAGCCCACCTCGGCTCTCGACCCCGAGCTGGTCGGCGAGGTCCTCGACGTCATGCGCGGCCTCGCCGAGGAGGGCATGACCATGGTCGTGGTCACCCACGAGATGGGCTTCGCCCGCGAGGTCGGCGACGCGCTGGTCTTCATGGACGCCGGCGTGGTCGTCGAGTCCGGCGACCCGCGCGAGGTGCTCTCCAACCCGCAGCACGAGCGGACCAAGCTGTTCCTGTCCAAGGTGCTCTGA
- a CDS encoding putative stress-induced transcription regulator: MELASYADYAVRLVNTEEPERGRDALTSVDAVRGLFGTAGRAAALADEADLPRLRAVRTRLRGVFEAAAEGDEIRAVDLLNSLMVEYPVSPLVSGHDYLDEAGRPRWHLHLADNAATATANYTAVACMGLAIHLTELGADRLGICQAAPCRNAYLDTSTNRSRRYCSDRCATRANVAAYRARKREEAARAALAARD, translated from the coding sequence GTGGAGCTCGCCTCGTACGCCGACTACGCCGTCCGGCTGGTCAACACCGAGGAGCCGGAGCGCGGCCGGGACGCGCTCACCTCGGTGGACGCCGTCCGCGGCCTGTTCGGGACGGCCGGCCGGGCCGCCGCCCTCGCCGACGAGGCCGACCTGCCCCGGCTGCGGGCCGTCCGCACCCGGCTGCGCGGCGTCTTCGAGGCGGCCGCCGAGGGCGACGAGATCCGGGCCGTCGACCTGCTCAACAGCCTCATGGTCGAGTACCCGGTCAGCCCGCTGGTCTCCGGCCACGACTACCTCGACGAGGCCGGGCGGCCGCGCTGGCACCTGCACCTGGCCGACAACGCGGCCACCGCCACCGCCAACTACACCGCCGTGGCCTGCATGGGCCTGGCCATCCACCTCACCGAGCTCGGCGCCGACCGGCTGGGCATCTGCCAGGCCGCGCCCTGCCGCAACGCCTACCTCGACACCTCGACCAACCGCTCGCGCCGCTACTGTTCCGACCGCTGCGCGACCCGGGCCAACGTCGCCGCGTACCGCGCCCGCAAGCGCGAGGAGGCGGCCCGCGCCGCCCTCGCAGCCCGCGACTGA
- a CDS encoding nickel-type superoxide dismutase maturation protease, which yields MAEEQEPGGGGPLPLGVIDVAGPSMRPTLRDGDRVLVRYGARIRAGAVVVVRHPLRQDLLVVKRAVGRRAGGWWLLSDNPLVTSDSREYGPVPAELVLGRVLLRLRPSPAWLAPARGLERALNGAVLGRLPALAERFGVHRPLDPGPLDAEP from the coding sequence ATGGCCGAGGAGCAGGAGCCGGGCGGCGGCGGACCGCTGCCGCTCGGGGTGATCGACGTGGCGGGTCCTTCGATGCGGCCCACGCTGCGCGACGGCGACCGGGTGCTCGTCCGGTACGGGGCCCGGATCCGGGCGGGGGCCGTGGTGGTGGTGCGCCATCCGCTGCGGCAGGACCTGCTGGTGGTGAAGCGGGCGGTCGGGCGCCGCGCCGGCGGCTGGTGGCTGCTCTCCGACAACCCGCTGGTGACCTCGGACAGCCGGGAGTACGGGCCGGTGCCGGCCGAGCTGGTGCTCGGCCGGGTGCTGCTGAGGCTGCGGCCGAGCCCGGCCTGGCTGGCGCCGGCGCGCGGTCTGGAACGGGCGCTGAACGGCGCGGTGCTGGGGCGCCTTCCGGCGCTCGCGGAGCGCTTCGGCGTGCATCGCCCGTTGGACCCGGGCCCGCTGGACGCCGAGCCGTAG
- a CDS encoding nickel superoxide dismutase, translating into MFSRLFAPRATAHAHCDLPCGVYDPAQARIEAESVKATQEKYQANEDPHFRARAIVIKEERAELVKHHLSVLHTDYFKAPHFEAYPQLHDLFNKAGKAASAAKASTDPATGQALLDLIAEIDRIFWETKKAA; encoded by the coding sequence ATGTTCTCTCGTCTGTTTGCTCCGCGAGCCACCGCGCACGCCCACTGCGACCTGCCCTGCGGCGTGTACGACCCGGCCCAGGCCCGTATCGAGGCCGAGTCCGTGAAGGCCACTCAGGAGAAGTACCAGGCCAACGAGGACCCGCACTTCCGTGCGCGCGCCATCGTCATCAAGGAGGAGCGCGCCGAGCTGGTCAAGCACCACCTCTCCGTGCTGCACACCGACTACTTCAAGGCCCCGCACTTCGAGGCCTACCCGCAGCTGCACGACCTGTTCAACAAGGCCGGCAAGGCCGCCTCGGCCGCCAAGGCGTCCACGGACCCGGCCACCGGCCAGGCCCTGCTCGACCTGATCGCCGAGATCGACCGCATCTTCTGGGAGACCAAGAAGGCCGCCTGA
- a CDS encoding L-amino acid N-acyltransferase YncA translates to MIRTALATDVPVIHAMIRELAEYERAPHEARATQEQLRDALFGEHPAVFGLIAEDDATGEPVGFALWFRNFSTWRGTHGIYLEDLYVRPASRGGGHGRALLAELARICVERGYSRLEWSVLDWNEPSIGFYKSLGAVPMDEWTVFRLTDDALAELGAPAGR, encoded by the coding sequence ATGATCCGCACCGCCCTGGCCACCGACGTCCCCGTCATCCACGCCATGATCCGCGAGCTCGCCGAGTACGAGCGGGCACCGCACGAGGCGCGGGCGACGCAGGAGCAGCTGCGCGACGCGCTGTTCGGCGAGCACCCGGCGGTGTTCGGGCTGATCGCCGAGGACGACGCCACCGGCGAGCCGGTCGGCTTCGCCCTGTGGTTCCGCAACTTCTCCACCTGGCGCGGCACCCACGGGATCTACCTGGAGGACCTGTACGTCCGGCCCGCCTCCCGGGGCGGCGGCCACGGCAGGGCGCTGCTGGCGGAGCTGGCACGGATCTGTGTGGAGCGCGGATACTCCCGGCTGGAGTGGTCGGTGCTCGACTGGAACGAGCCGTCGATCGGCTTCTACAAGTCCCTGGGCGCGGTGCCGATGGACGAATGGACGGTGTTCCGGCTGACCGACGACGCGTTGGCCGAGCTGGGCGCCCCGGCGGGGCGGTGA